The following proteins are encoded in a genomic region of Oryzias latipes chromosome 17, ASM223467v1:
- the LOC101170874 gene encoding LIM/homeobox protein Lhx8 gives MAEELAEAVFTNTQDGDHFYDTGSSGSDDIFEDDSYSPSSLSSSSLSSVPMVGSLQGKTLCTSCGQEIVDRYLLKVNDLCWHVRCLSCSVCNTSLGRHVSCYVKDSQVFCKLDYFRRYGTRCARCGRNIHSTDWVRRAKGSTFHLACFSCASCKRQLSTGEECGLFENRVFCRPHYDVAMENLKRSKENEQPQPEDRSANKESSTVGRPAKRARTSFTVDQLQVMQTQFAKDNNPDAQTLQKLAEKTGLSRRVIQVWFQNCRARQKKHINPNLASSGMMTSFGSGQLTPPLMDNLQYTTYINPDPPLLTTLTYMDVQTPDSLLLQPLLSHPLTQLPVSHT, from the exons ATGGCGGAAGAACTGGCGGAGGCCGTTTTCACCAATACGCAGGATGGGGACCATTTTTACGACACA GGCTCCTCTGGGTCTGATGACATTTTTGAGGACGACTCCTACTCTCCATCCTCCCTCTCCTCATCCTCATTGTCTTCTGTTCCCATGGTGGGCTCGTTGCAGGGTAAAACTCTGTGCACCTCCTGCGGCCAGGAAATTGTGGACAGATACCTCCTTAAG GTAAATGACCTGTGCTGGCACGTGCGCTGCCTGTCATGCAGTGTCTGCAACACTTCACTGGGACGACATGTCAGCTGTTACGTGAAAGATAGTCAGGTTTTCTGCAAACTCGATTATTTTAG gaGGTACGGTACTCGCTGCGCTCGGTGTGGTCGTAATATCCACTCTACTGACTGGGTGCGTCGGGCAAAAGGCAGCACCTTCCATCTAGCGTGTTTCTCCTGTGCCTCATGCAAGCGCCAGCTCTCCACTGGAGAGGAGTGTGGACTGTTTGAGAACAGGGTCTTCTGTCGGCCTCACTACGACGTCGCCATGGAGAATCTAAAGCGATCCAAGGAAAATG AGCAACCACAACCAGAGGATCGGAGCGCAAACAAAGAGTCCAGTACTGTGGGACGGCCTGCTAAGAGGGCTAGAACTAGCTTCACTGTGGATCAGCTGCAG GTGATGCAAACCCAGTTTGCTAAAGATAACAACCCAGATGCCCAGACCCTGCAAAAGCTGGCTGAAAAGACTGGACTCAGCCGCAGGGTAATTCAG GTCTGGTTTCAAAATTGTCGTGCTCGTCAGAAGAAGCACATCAACCCAAATCTCGCCTCTTCAGGCATGATGACATCATTTGGTTCAGGCCAGCTGACTCCACCCTTGATGGACAATCTGCAATATACAACTTATATTAATCCTGACCCACCTCTCCTTACTACTCTCACTTATATGGATG TCCAAACTCCTGACTCCCTGTTGCTCCAGCCTCTTCTGTCTCACCCATTGACACAACTGCCAGTCAGTCACACCTGA